One segment of Agrococcus sp. ProA11 DNA contains the following:
- a CDS encoding methyltransferase domain-containing protein codes for MGRRGRAEESAIERQRRIYDEDAARYDRSMAVVERLWLSGGRAWLGARAGGRILDVAIGTGLTLPHYPTDAAVTGIDISSGMLAIARQRAAELGRAVELREGDAQQLPFADASFDTVVCALALCCVPDPARAVAEMHRVLVPGGRLLLLDHIGSSWTPIRWTQQLLERVTVPTAGEHFTRRSLPLVVAAGFTIDEAERLKAGTVERLSASKTSDGDASAQVSDADRSS; via the coding sequence ATGGGCCGCCGAGGGCGCGCGGAGGAATCCGCGATCGAGCGGCAGCGCCGGATCTACGACGAGGATGCGGCGCGCTACGACCGCAGCATGGCGGTGGTCGAGCGCCTCTGGCTCTCCGGCGGGCGGGCGTGGCTGGGCGCACGGGCCGGCGGACGCATCCTCGACGTCGCTATCGGCACCGGACTCACGCTGCCGCACTATCCGACAGACGCCGCCGTGACCGGCATCGACATCAGCAGCGGCATGCTGGCGATCGCTCGGCAGCGCGCCGCGGAGCTCGGCCGCGCCGTCGAACTGCGCGAGGGCGACGCCCAGCAGCTGCCGTTCGCCGATGCCTCGTTCGACACCGTCGTCTGCGCGCTCGCGCTGTGCTGCGTGCCCGACCCGGCACGGGCGGTCGCCGAGATGCATCGCGTGCTGGTGCCCGGCGGGCGACTGCTGCTGCTCGACCACATCGGCAGCAGCTGGACGCCGATTCGCTGGACACAGCAGCTCCTCGAGCGCGTCACGGTGCCCACCGCGGGCGAGCACTTCACCCGACGCTCGCTGCCCCTCGTGGTCGCCGCGGGCTTCACGATCGACGAGGCCGAGCGACTGAAGGCCGGCACGGTGGAGCGGCTCAGCGCCAGCAAGACGTCCGACGGCGACGCGTCCGCTCAGGTCAGCGACGCGGATCGATCATCGTGA
- a CDS encoding metal-sensitive transcriptional regulator: MTSDAEMAAGHDPEAKRKIVNRLRRAHGQLAAVIAAVEDEAHCRDVVQQLSAVSKAVDRAGFLVVAGALKECLTDEPGDGERIDELERLFLSLA, translated from the coding sequence ATGACCAGTGATGCAGAGATGGCTGCCGGGCACGACCCGGAGGCCAAGCGCAAGATCGTCAACCGCCTGCGCCGTGCGCACGGGCAGCTGGCAGCGGTGATCGCCGCGGTGGAGGATGAGGCGCACTGCCGCGACGTCGTGCAGCAGCTCTCGGCGGTCTCGAAGGCCGTCGACCGTGCCGGGTTCCTTGTGGTCGCCGGCGCTCTGAAGGAATGCCTGACCGATGAGCCGGGCGACGGCGAGCGCATCGACGAGCTCGAGCGCCTCTTCCTCTCGCTCGCCTGA
- a CDS encoding NAD(P)H-binding protein, translated as MIKKRHVLLIGCGRLGTLLGTQLVMEGWEVTAVRRDPSMLPSSFTAVAADLRQPLQQQLPVADAMVITLPPGAGRSEAVEGYQAVLEHLAAALPAVPPRVLFVSSTRVFDGMPGPRPLSEADEPVPGSDRARALRDGELLAVDRFAAHIIRPAGIYGPDRDSLIRRVAAGTPMQHARRTNRIHETDLVRALHAMLLAEAPPAVLHAVDQAPAPLGEVAAHIAERLGVAAPPAIEPAVSSGTVLDGALLLSLLGSLTHPGYRSGYDDLLQERRLRH; from the coding sequence GTGATCAAGAAGCGCCATGTCTTGCTGATCGGCTGCGGCCGGTTGGGCACCCTGCTCGGCACACAGCTCGTGATGGAGGGCTGGGAGGTCACGGCAGTGCGGCGCGACCCGTCGATGCTCCCGAGCAGCTTCACCGCCGTCGCCGCTGACCTCCGGCAGCCATTGCAACAGCAGCTGCCCGTAGCCGATGCGATGGTGATCACGCTGCCGCCCGGAGCAGGCCGCTCCGAGGCCGTCGAGGGCTACCAAGCGGTCCTCGAGCACCTCGCTGCGGCGCTCCCGGCGGTGCCGCCACGCGTGCTGTTCGTATCGTCGACGCGCGTGTTCGACGGGATGCCGGGCCCGCGGCCGCTCAGCGAGGCCGACGAGCCGGTGCCCGGCTCCGACCGCGCCCGCGCGCTGCGCGACGGCGAGCTGCTCGCCGTCGACCGCTTCGCCGCGCACATCATCCGGCCCGCAGGCATCTACGGGCCCGATCGCGACTCGCTCATCCGCCGGGTCGCCGCCGGCACCCCGATGCAGCACGCGCGCCGCACGAATCGCATCCACGAGACCGACCTGGTGCGCGCGCTGCACGCCATGCTGCTGGCAGAAGCGCCACCCGCCGTGCTGCACGCAGTCGACCAGGCGCCGGCGCCGCTCGGCGAGGTCGCGGCGCACATCGCCGAGCGGCTCGGCGTCGCTGCGCCGCCGGCGATCGAACCGGCGGTCAGCAGCGGCACGGTGCTGGACGGGGCGCTGCTGCTGAGCCTGCTGGGCTCGCTCACCCATCCGGGCTACCGCTCGGGCTACGACGACCTGCTCCAGGAGCGCCGACTGAGGCACTAG
- a CDS encoding YgaP-like transmembrane domain: MTRRRPAAMCSPGTAERIVQGVVAVLIGAFALDSLDNPALAIVAGLVAVVLLTGTIGGWCPGALLARRAAAAENTRGIPEARQPLDD; the protein is encoded by the coding sequence ATGACCCGGCGCCGCCCGGCGGCGATGTGCAGCCCGGGCACCGCCGAGCGCATCGTGCAGGGCGTCGTCGCGGTGCTGATCGGCGCATTCGCGCTCGACAGCCTCGACAACCCGGCGCTCGCGATCGTCGCCGGACTCGTTGCCGTCGTGCTGCTCACCGGCACCATCGGTGGCTGGTGCCCCGGTGCGCTGCTCGCGCGCCGGGCCGCCGCCGCGGAGAACACCCGCGGCATTCCGGAGGCGCGCCAGCCGCTCGACGATTGA
- a CDS encoding rhodanese-like domain-containing protein produces MTTLRTVGFTSVALALTLTAAGCASPAPSAAPLPDDAVVIDVRTAEEYASAHLDSAVLLDVSNGDLEAALADLDPDVPYFVHCRSGNRSAVAVAMMRDAGFTDVTDLGSLEQAADATGLPIER; encoded by the coding sequence ATGACCACGCTCCGCACCGTCGGCTTCACGAGCGTCGCGCTCGCCCTCACCCTCACCGCCGCGGGGTGCGCTTCCCCCGCCCCGTCGGCAGCCCCGCTGCCCGACGACGCGGTCGTGATCGACGTTCGCACCGCGGAGGAGTATGCGTCGGCGCACCTCGACAGCGCCGTGCTGCTGGACGTCTCCAACGGCGACCTGGAGGCCGCGCTCGCCGACCTCGATCCCGACGTGCCCTACTTCGTGCACTGCCGTTCCGGCAACCGGTCGGCAGTGGCCGTCGCCATGATGCGCGACGCCGGCTTCACGGACGTCACCGACCTCGGCTCGCTCGAGCAGGCCGCCGACGCCACCGGGCTGCCGATCGAGCGCTGA
- a CDS encoding transcriptional regulator, translated as MTSPAQTHAAPEAELPSSGAPSQHQIDAFIEAMGMGLEAVGLQRAAGRMLAWLMVCDPPEQSAEQLTKALQASTGGVSTTVRMLTQLQLVERVGRAGERRAFYRVAPNVWDHAMAAQEQPTARLRAIADDGLRVLADTEPDRRNRLLEMRDYLAFIEREMPALRRRYHDEKGTAS; from the coding sequence ATGACATCTCCCGCTCAAACGCATGCAGCGCCGGAGGCGGAGCTCCCCTCGTCGGGCGCTCCGTCGCAGCACCAGATCGATGCCTTCATCGAAGCGATGGGCATGGGCCTCGAGGCTGTGGGCCTGCAGCGCGCGGCCGGTCGGATGCTGGCGTGGCTGATGGTCTGCGATCCACCCGAGCAGTCGGCAGAGCAGCTCACCAAGGCGCTCCAGGCGAGCACGGGCGGCGTGAGCACCACCGTGCGGATGCTGACGCAGTTGCAGCTGGTCGAGCGCGTCGGCCGCGCCGGTGAGCGGCGGGCGTTCTACCGGGTGGCCCCGAACGTCTGGGATCACGCGATGGCCGCGCAGGAGCAGCCAACCGCGCGCCTGCGCGCGATCGCCGACGACGGCCTGCGCGTGCTCGCCGACACGGAGCCGGATCGGCGCAATCGGCTCCTCGAGATGCGCGACTACCTGGCGTTCATCGAGCGCGAGATGCCGGCGCTGCGCCGCCGCTACCACGACGAGAAGGGCACGGCATCATGA
- a CDS encoding MBL fold metallo-hydrolase — protein sequence MLLERIYDEDLAQASYVIGCQATGEAVVVDPRRGVEVYLRFAEKHGLRIAHVTETHIHADYLSGTRELAARTGARMHVSDEGGPDWTYGSGFDEADRMHDGDEIAVGNITLRASHTPGHTPEHLSFLVTDGAQATEPGFLLSGDFVFVGDTGRPDLLDEAAGGVDTRFEGAKQLFASLRDRFLTLPDYVQVLPAHGAGSACGKALGAIAASTVGYERTFAWWAPFLAANDEQGFVEELLGGQPDAHAYFARMKSQNRSGPELLGELPELSERTTEAVRDLLRDDAAILVDTRQHDLVHEGTVEGALNIPGIAKAASYGAWVYDPETEERPLVLLADDRETADELRDHLVRVGIDAFDGYIRSLDGFDLVQPRLVQPEELDGLADAHLVDVRGRTEHAEGHIPGSEHLSGGRALWQLDELPREGTLVTYCQSGVRNSLVASALRRAGLDVVELDGSFAAWERFTDRQPATA from the coding sequence ATGCTGCTGGAACGCATCTACGACGAGGACCTGGCTCAGGCAAGCTATGTCATCGGCTGCCAGGCAACGGGCGAGGCGGTCGTGGTCGACCCCCGCCGCGGCGTCGAGGTCTACCTGCGCTTCGCTGAGAAGCACGGTCTGCGCATCGCGCACGTGACCGAGACCCACATCCACGCCGACTACCTGTCGGGCACGCGGGAGCTGGCCGCGAGGACCGGCGCTCGCATGCACGTCTCCGACGAGGGCGGTCCGGACTGGACCTACGGCAGCGGCTTCGACGAGGCCGACCGGATGCACGACGGCGACGAGATCGCCGTCGGCAACATCACGCTCCGCGCCTCGCACACGCCCGGGCACACGCCCGAGCACCTCTCCTTCCTCGTGACCGACGGCGCGCAGGCGACCGAGCCCGGCTTCCTGCTCTCCGGCGACTTCGTGTTCGTCGGCGACACCGGCCGGCCGGATCTGCTCGACGAGGCCGCCGGCGGGGTCGACACGCGCTTCGAGGGCGCGAAGCAGCTCTTCGCGAGCCTGCGCGACCGCTTCCTCACGCTCCCCGACTACGTGCAGGTGCTCCCGGCGCATGGCGCCGGCAGCGCGTGCGGCAAGGCGCTCGGCGCCATCGCCGCATCGACGGTCGGCTACGAGCGCACCTTCGCATGGTGGGCTCCGTTCCTGGCCGCGAATGACGAGCAGGGCTTCGTGGAGGAGCTGCTGGGCGGCCAGCCCGACGCGCACGCCTACTTCGCGCGCATGAAGTCGCAGAACCGCAGCGGCCCCGAGCTGTTGGGCGAGCTGCCGGAGCTCTCGGAGCGCACCACCGAGGCCGTCCGCGATCTGCTGCGCGACGACGCCGCGATCCTCGTCGACACCCGCCAGCACGACCTCGTGCACGAGGGCACCGTCGAGGGCGCGCTCAACATCCCCGGCATCGCGAAGGCCGCGAGCTACGGCGCGTGGGTCTACGACCCGGAGACCGAGGAGCGACCGCTCGTGCTGCTCGCCGACGACCGCGAGACCGCCGACGAGCTGCGCGACCACCTCGTGCGGGTCGGCATCGACGCGTTCGACGGCTACATCCGCTCACTGGACGGGTTCGACCTCGTGCAGCCGCGGCTCGTGCAGCCGGAGGAGCTCGACGGGCTCGCCGACGCGCACCTGGTCGACGTGCGCGGGCGCACCGAGCACGCCGAGGGCCACATCCCCGGCTCCGAGCACCTCAGCGGTGGCCGCGCCCTCTGGCAGCTGGATGAGCTGCCCCGCGAGGGCACGCTCGTCACCTACTGCCAGAGCGGTGTGCGCAACAGCCTCGTGGCGAGTGCGCTGCGCCGCGCCGGCCTCGACGTCGTCGAGCTCGACGGCTCGTTCGCGGCGTGGGAGCGGTTCACCGACCGCCAGCCCGCCACCGCCTGA
- a CDS encoding zinc-dependent alcohol dehydrogenase family protein, which translates to MRALVLDAVRGTPVVRDVPAPAPPEGGVVVQVQATGLCRSDWHAWAGHDDIAFPHVPGHELAGVISAVGAGVQRWSVGDRVTVPFICGCGRCQWCLAGDAQVCPQQEQPGFTHWGSFAEQVALHAADVNLVAIPDGIDVATAASLGCRFATAYRALVGRARVAEGEWVTVIGAGGVGLSAVMIARALGARVVAVDRNAAALELAASLGGEHVVLADGRDVPEAVAAITGGGSHVSVDAVGSEQTASDAVLSLRRRGRHVQVGLLPPVGGHPRVPMARVIAWELDLLGSHGMAARDYPAMLALIEQGVLEPQRLVERTVGLEEAGVLLPDFDRSTAAGITMIDPRR; encoded by the coding sequence ATGCGCGCTCTCGTCCTCGATGCCGTCCGCGGCACGCCCGTCGTCCGCGACGTTCCCGCCCCCGCGCCGCCGGAGGGCGGCGTCGTCGTGCAGGTGCAGGCGACCGGCCTCTGCCGCAGCGACTGGCACGCGTGGGCGGGCCATGACGACATCGCCTTCCCGCATGTGCCGGGCCACGAGCTCGCCGGAGTCATCTCGGCGGTCGGTGCGGGCGTGCAGCGCTGGAGTGTCGGCGACCGCGTGACCGTGCCGTTCATCTGCGGCTGCGGCCGCTGCCAGTGGTGCCTCGCGGGTGACGCGCAGGTGTGCCCGCAGCAGGAGCAGCCCGGCTTCACCCACTGGGGATCGTTCGCCGAGCAGGTCGCACTGCATGCTGCCGACGTCAATCTCGTGGCGATCCCGGATGGCATCGACGTCGCGACCGCCGCCAGCCTCGGCTGCCGGTTCGCGACCGCCTACCGTGCGCTCGTGGGACGCGCCCGCGTCGCCGAGGGGGAGTGGGTGACGGTGATCGGCGCGGGCGGCGTCGGGCTGAGCGCCGTGATGATTGCCCGCGCGCTCGGCGCCAGGGTCGTGGCCGTCGACCGCAATGCCGCCGCGCTCGAGCTGGCTGCGTCGCTCGGGGGGGAGCACGTCGTGCTCGCCGACGGCCGGGACGTGCCGGAGGCCGTCGCCGCGATCACCGGCGGCGGCAGCCACGTCTCGGTGGACGCGGTCGGCAGCGAGCAGACCGCGTCGGATGCGGTGCTGAGCCTGCGCAGGCGCGGACGGCACGTGCAGGTCGGCCTGCTGCCGCCCGTCGGCGGGCATCCGCGCGTGCCCATGGCCCGCGTGATCGCGTGGGAGCTCGACCTGCTGGGCAGCCATGGCATGGCCGCGCGCGACTATCCCGCGATGCTGGCGCTCATCGAGCAAGGCGTGCTCGAGCCGCAGCGCCTCGTCGAGCGCACCGTGGGCCTCGAAGAGGCAGGCGTGCTGCTGCCGGACTTCGACCGCTCGACGGCAGCAGGCATCACGATGATCGATCCGCGTCGCTGA
- a CDS encoding sulfite exporter TauE/SafE family protein — protein sequence MTPALLIAVLALALVVGISLGLLGGGGSILTVPILTGVAGLEPRVAIASSLFVVGATSAVGLVQHARGGRVRWRVGLIFGAAGIVGALAGGLLGGLLPSAVLMLLLAVTMVAAAIAMLRRRRGDAGGDTHPRVLRILLLGVGVGMLAGLVGAGGGFLIVPALIVLAGISAAAAIGTSLLVIAMQSLAGLAAQPAFFDIPWELVLPFTAIAIAGSFLGSALTGRIPDRVLRRGFAILLLLVAAGLVVQQVLELLPLS from the coding sequence ATGACCCCTGCCCTGCTGATCGCCGTGCTGGCGCTCGCGCTCGTCGTGGGCATCAGCCTGGGACTGCTGGGCGGCGGCGGCTCGATCCTCACCGTGCCGATCCTGACCGGCGTCGCCGGCCTCGAGCCGCGGGTCGCCATCGCGTCGTCGCTGTTCGTGGTCGGCGCGACGAGCGCGGTCGGCCTCGTGCAGCACGCACGGGGCGGCCGCGTCCGCTGGCGCGTCGGCCTGATCTTCGGTGCCGCCGGCATCGTCGGCGCGCTGGCCGGCGGATTGCTGGGCGGCCTGCTCCCGTCGGCGGTGCTCATGCTGCTGCTTGCGGTCACCATGGTCGCCGCGGCGATCGCCATGCTGCGGCGCCGCCGGGGCGATGCCGGGGGCGACACGCATCCGCGGGTGCTGCGCATCCTGCTGCTCGGCGTCGGCGTCGGGATGCTGGCGGGGCTGGTCGGCGCCGGCGGCGGCTTCCTCATCGTGCCGGCGCTCATCGTGCTGGCCGGCATCTCCGCCGCGGCCGCCATCGGCACGTCGCTACTCGTCATCGCGATGCAGTCGCTCGCCGGTCTCGCTGCACAGCCGGCGTTCTTCGACATCCCGTGGGAGCTCGTCCTGCCCTTCACCGCGATCGCGATCGCCGGCTCGTTCCTGGGCTCGGCGCTGACCGGCCGCATCCCCGATCGCGTCCTGCGCCGCGGCTTCGCCATCCTGCTGCTCCTCGTGGCAGCCGGCTTGGTCGTGCAGCAGGTGCTCGAACTCCTGCCCCTCTCCTGA
- a CDS encoding HAD family hydrolase, translating to MTDVVLDLDGVLSTRDTFAALLVAAARRRLPTALRSSPELVRWLQAGHDVVRHAAASREVARSLLSGMSESAYDALAMRVGRQLGLRSARASMVEVAARCRREGAHIVVATGSEHRLAAAFLAAAGVEHDLLLASTLRWTPTGPVFDRHIRGEGKLATLREAGVEIERRRFWTDSFDDFPTAQVAASVVLVAPSRHSAARYRSSGLVTELLP from the coding sequence ATGACCGACGTGGTGCTTGACCTCGACGGCGTGCTCTCGACCCGCGACACGTTCGCTGCGCTCTTGGTCGCCGCCGCGCGCCGACGACTCCCGACGGCACTGCGAAGCAGTCCCGAGCTCGTGCGATGGCTGCAGGCCGGCCACGACGTGGTCCGTCATGCGGCCGCCTCTCGCGAGGTGGCGCGCAGCCTGCTGAGCGGGATGTCGGAGTCGGCCTACGACGCGCTCGCAATGCGGGTCGGCCGTCAACTGGGGTTGCGCAGCGCTCGCGCGTCCATGGTCGAGGTCGCCGCGCGGTGTCGCCGCGAAGGAGCACACATCGTGGTCGCCACCGGCTCCGAGCATCGGCTGGCCGCAGCGTTCCTCGCTGCGGCCGGCGTCGAGCACGACCTGCTACTCGCGTCCACGCTTCGGTGGACGCCGACCGGACCGGTGTTCGACCGCCACATCCGCGGTGAGGGGAAGCTCGCGACGTTGCGCGAGGCGGGTGTCGAAATCGAGCGGCGCCGCTTCTGGACCGACTCGTTCGACGACTTCCCCACCGCACAGGTGGCGGCATCCGTGGTGCTCGTCGCGCCGTCGCGCCACTCGGCTGCCCGATATCGGTCGTCGGGCCTCGTCACCGAGCTCCTGCCGTGA
- the trxA gene encoding thioredoxin: MSTQDITIDTIDATIAAEGIVLLDFWAAWCGPCRSFAPVFERAAEANPDIVFGKVDTEAEQQLAASFRITSIPTLMAFRDGILVFSQPGAMPPAQLDSLIEGVRGLDMDDVRRQVAEQRATSDAS, translated from the coding sequence ATGAGCACTCAAGACATCACCATCGACACCATCGACGCGACGATCGCGGCCGAGGGCATCGTGCTGCTCGACTTCTGGGCCGCCTGGTGCGGGCCCTGCCGCTCGTTCGCGCCGGTCTTCGAGCGAGCCGCCGAGGCCAACCCCGACATCGTGTTCGGCAAGGTCGACACCGAGGCCGAGCAGCAGCTCGCCGCGTCGTTCCGCATCACGTCGATCCCGACGCTCATGGCGTTCCGCGACGGCATCCTCGTCTTCTCGCAGCCCGGCGCCATGCCGCCGGCGCAGCTCGACAGCCTCATCGAGGGCGTGCGAGGACTCGACATGGATGACGTGCGTCGCCAGGTGGCCGAGCAGCGCGCGACCAGCGACGCATCATGA